A single Bacillus sp. HMF5848 DNA region contains:
- the mdh gene encoding malate dehydrogenase, which produces MTFKRKKVSVIGAGFTGATTAFIMAQKELADVVLVDIPQMENPTKGKALDMLEASPVLGFDASVKGTSSYEDTADSDVVIITAGIARKPGMSRDDLVTTNQKIMTSVTQEIVKYSPNCYILVLTNPVDAMTYTVFKESGFPKNRVIGQSGVLDTARFRTFIAEELNLSVKDITGFVLGGHGDDMVPLVRYSYAGGIPLETLIPKERLDAIVERTRKGGGEIVNLLGNGSAYYAPAASLVEMAEAILKDQKRVLPSIAYLEGEYGYEGIYLGVPTILGGNGIEKIIELELTDEEKASLNKSVESVKNVMTVLQ; this is translated from the coding sequence ATGACATTTAAAAGAAAAAAAGTATCAGTAATTGGAGCTGGCTTTACAGGTGCTACTACAGCTTTTATTATGGCACAAAAGGAGCTAGCTGATGTCGTGTTAGTTGATATACCACAAATGGAGAATCCAACAAAAGGGAAAGCTCTTGATATGCTTGAAGCTAGTCCTGTGCTAGGGTTTGATGCATCAGTAAAAGGTACTTCATCATACGAAGATACTGCTGATTCAGATGTTGTTATTATAACGGCAGGAATTGCTCGTAAGCCTGGTATGAGCCGTGATGACTTAGTTACAACAAACCAAAAGATTATGACAAGTGTAACTCAAGAAATCGTGAAGTATTCTCCAAACTGCTATATTCTTGTCCTTACTAATCCAGTAGATGCGATGACTTACACAGTTTTTAAAGAATCTGGATTCCCTAAGAATCGTGTTATTGGTCAATCTGGTGTATTAGATACTGCTCGTTTCCGTACGTTTATAGCTGAAGAGCTTAATCTGTCAGTAAAAGATATTACTGGCTTCGTTTTAGGAGGCCATGGAGATGATATGGTACCACTTGTTCGTTATTCTTATGCTGGTGGTATTCCATTAGAAACGTTAATTCCGAAAGAGCGTTTAGATGCTATTGTTGAAAGAACTAGAAAAGGTGGCGGCGAAATCGTTAATCTATTAGGAAATGGTAGTGCATACTATGCACCTGCTGCATCATTAGTAGAAATGGCGGAAGCTATTTTAAAAGACCAGAAACGAGTTCTACCTTCTATTGCTTATTTAGAAGGTGAATACGGCTATGAAGGAATTTATCTTGGTGTACCTACAATTCTAGGTGGCAATGGAATCGAGAAGATTATTGAGTTAGAATTAACAGATGAAGAAAAAGCTTCACTAAACAAATCTGTTGAATCTGTAAAGAATGTTATGACTGTTTTACAATAA
- the icd gene encoding NADP-dependent isocitrate dehydrogenase encodes MTKGQKISVDNGVLNVPNDPIIPYIEGDGIGPDIWAAASRVLEASVKKAYNGEKEIVWKEVLAGEKAFNATGEWLPAETLDVIREYIIAIKGPLTTPIGGGIRSLNVALRQELDLFVCLRPVRYFNGVPSPVKRPEDTDMVIFRENTEDIYAGIEYAKGSDEVKKLIAFLQNEMGVNKIRFPETSGIGIKPVSEEGTKRLVRASINYAIENNRKSVTLVHKGNIMKFTEGAFKNWGYELAEQEFGDKVFTWAEYDRIVENEGKEAANKAQADAEASGKIIIKDAIADIFLQQILTRPREFDVVATMNLNGDYISDALAAQVGGIGIAPGANINYETGHAIFEATHGTAPKYANLDKVNPSSVILSGVLMLEHLGWQEAADLVMKSMEKTIASKVVTYDFARLMDGATEVKCSEFGDALIRNMD; translated from the coding sequence TTGACAAAAGGGCAAAAAATTTCAGTAGACAACGGTGTATTAAATGTACCAAATGATCCAATCATTCCATACATTGAGGGGGATGGAATAGGACCGGATATTTGGGCTGCTGCTTCACGTGTTCTAGAAGCATCTGTTAAGAAGGCTTACAACGGTGAGAAGGAAATCGTATGGAAAGAGGTGTTAGCTGGAGAGAAAGCATTCAATGCAACAGGTGAATGGTTACCAGCTGAAACGCTTGATGTCATTCGTGAATACATAATTGCAATAAAAGGACCACTAACGACACCTATCGGTGGGGGAATTCGCTCATTAAACGTGGCATTGCGCCAAGAGCTTGATCTATTTGTTTGTTTACGTCCGGTTCGCTATTTTAACGGAGTGCCTTCACCTGTTAAGCGTCCAGAAGATACAGATATGGTTATCTTCCGCGAAAATACAGAAGATATTTATGCTGGAATTGAATATGCTAAAGGCTCAGACGAAGTTAAGAAACTTATTGCTTTTTTACAAAATGAAATGGGTGTTAATAAAATTCGATTCCCTGAAACATCAGGTATCGGAATTAAGCCTGTATCCGAAGAAGGTACGAAACGATTAGTACGCGCTTCAATTAATTATGCAATTGAAAATAACCGTAAGTCAGTAACTCTCGTGCACAAAGGGAATATCATGAAATTTACTGAAGGTGCGTTTAAAAACTGGGGTTATGAATTAGCAGAGCAAGAGTTTGGTGACAAAGTCTTTACATGGGCCGAATATGATAGAATAGTTGAAAACGAAGGAAAGGAAGCCGCTAATAAAGCACAAGCGGATGCAGAGGCGTCAGGGAAAATCATTATTAAAGACGCCATTGCTGATATCTTCCTTCAGCAAATCTTAACACGCCCTCGTGAATTTGATGTTGTAGCTACTATGAATCTTAATGGTGATTATATTTCTGATGCCCTTGCAGCACAAGTAGGTGGAATCGGTATTGCTCCTGGAGCTAACATCAACTATGAAACAGGACATGCTATTTTCGAAGCAACACACGGTACTGCGCCAAAATATGCAAATCTTGATAAAGTTAATCCATCGTCAGTTATTTTATCTGGAGTTCTTATGCTCGAGCATTTAGGATGGCAAGAGGCTGCCGATTTAGTCATGAAATCAATGGAGAAAACAATAGCGTCCAAAGTTGTAACGTATGACTTCGCTCGTTTAATGGATGGAGCAACGGAAGTAAAGTGTTCCGAATTTGGTGATGCCTTAATTAGAAATATGGACTGA
- the citZ gene encoding citrate synthase: MTVTRGLEGVVATTSSISSIIDDTLTYVGYNIDDLAVNASFEEVIYLLWHRKLPNKEELAQLTKQLADSADIPQAVIDHFKAMPINKVHPMGALRSAVSILGEFDDEAEAMDEEANYRKAIRIQAKIPTITTAFARIRKGLEPIAPRNDLSFAGNFLYMLTGEEPDSIAIEAFNKALVLHADHELNASTFTARVCVATLSDIYSGIVAAIGALKGPLHGGANERVMKMLAEIGDVTNVEPYIQQKMVNKEKIMGFGHRVYRFGDPRAKHLKEMSEKLTKLTGEPKWYDMSVAIEKTVTAEKDIPPNVDFYSASVYHSLGIDHDLFTPIFAVSRASGWLAHILEQYDNNRLIRPRAEYTGPGMQVYVPVDERM, from the coding sequence ATGACAGTAACACGAGGTCTCGAAGGGGTTGTAGCAACAACATCAAGTATTAGTTCTATTATCGATGATACACTTACATATGTGGGGTATAACATCGATGATCTAGCTGTAAATGCTAGTTTTGAAGAAGTTATTTATTTGCTATGGCATCGTAAATTGCCGAATAAAGAAGAATTGGCACAGTTGACAAAGCAGCTAGCTGATAGTGCTGATATACCACAAGCAGTGATTGACCACTTTAAAGCTATGCCAATCAATAAGGTTCATCCTATGGGTGCTTTACGTTCGGCTGTTTCTATTTTGGGCGAGTTTGACGACGAAGCCGAAGCGATGGATGAAGAAGCGAATTATCGTAAAGCTATTCGCATTCAAGCAAAAATCCCTACAATTACAACTGCGTTCGCAAGAATTCGTAAAGGGTTAGAGCCTATTGCTCCTCGCAATGATTTGAGCTTTGCAGGTAACTTTTTGTATATGCTAACAGGTGAAGAGCCAGACTCCATTGCTATTGAAGCATTTAATAAAGCGCTAGTTCTTCACGCTGACCATGAGTTAAATGCGTCAACTTTCACCGCACGTGTTTGTGTTGCTACATTATCAGACATTTATTCTGGTATAGTGGCTGCTATTGGAGCTTTAAAAGGCCCATTACATGGCGGAGCTAACGAAAGAGTTATGAAGATGTTAGCTGAAATCGGTGATGTTACAAACGTTGAGCCATATATCCAACAAAAGATGGTAAACAAAGAAAAAATCATGGGATTTGGTCATCGCGTATATCGTTTTGGAGATCCACGTGCTAAGCATCTTAAAGAAATGTCAGAGAAGCTTACAAAATTAACAGGTGAACCTAAATGGTATGACATGTCTGTAGCAATTGAAAAAACTGTTACAGCAGAGAAAGATATTCCACCGAATGTTGATTTTTATTCAGCATCTGTATATCATAGCTTAGGAATTGACCATGATTTATTTACTCCAATCTTTGCTGTTAGCCGCGCATCTGGATGGTTAGCACACATTTTAGAGCAATATGATAACAATCGTCTCATTCGTCCTCGTGCAGAATACACAGGACCTGGTATGCAGGTCTATGTACCGGTTGACGAGAGAATGTAA
- a CDS encoding DUF441 domain-containing protein — protein sequence MFSQSIIFLIILLTIGFVAKNQSLIIAVAFLLLVKVIGLDVKVFPYLQSKGIQLGVTIITIAVLVPIATGEIGFSQMTAAVKSYYAWIALASGIAVALLAKGGVQLLANDPHITTALVLGTILAVAVFKGVAVGPLIGAGIAYACMRIVEIFIK from the coding sequence TTGTTCAGTCAATCAATTATTTTTTTAATTATATTATTAACTATCGGTTTTGTTGCCAAAAACCAATCTCTTATAATTGCTGTTGCTTTTTTACTCTTAGTAAAAGTCATTGGACTTGATGTGAAGGTATTTCCTTATTTACAATCAAAGGGAATTCAATTAGGAGTTACTATTATTACGATAGCAGTACTAGTTCCAATTGCGACAGGAGAGATAGGATTTTCACAAATGACTGCAGCTGTTAAATCATATTATGCATGGATTGCTCTTGCCTCAGGTATTGCTGTTGCTTTATTAGCAAAAGGGGGAGTTCAGCTTTTAGCGAACGATCCTCACATTACGACGGCACTTGTATTAGGTACGATTTTGGCGGTAGCAGTATTTAAAGGTGTAGCAGTAGGTCCATTAATTGGTGCTGGGATTGCATATGCATGCATGAGAATAGTTGAAATATTTATTAAATAA
- the ytvI gene encoding sporulation integral membrane protein YtvI: MLNKNSLYLFLRLLFVIAIVVGGSIALYYTATLTYPFIIAIIIALMINPIVNFFELRTRMPRSLAVFTTLIIILAFAAGLLTLVVAEVYNGTVYLSNTLPQHIDKLALYIEELIAGQIIPFYNQLTTLFKNLNADQQTTIITNIENVGQNLADNIGSFLSNVLAIIPAFLKWMPNAATVLVFSFLATFFISKDWDKLRRLSRKVLPVKARTSSKTVFVDLQKALVGFLKAQATLISITAIIILIGLLIFRVEHALTVALLIGIVDVLPYLGTGLVFVPWVIYSAVSGNVLLAIQLAILYIIVMVVRQLLEPKVLSQSIGLDPLATLVSLFVGFKLIGFLGLIAGPVVLVIIKTLHTAKVFEDIWAFIKGKPA; this comes from the coding sequence TTGTTAAACAAAAACTCTTTGTATTTGTTTTTGCGACTACTATTTGTAATTGCAATAGTTGTTGGTGGTAGTATAGCTTTGTATTACACTGCAACTTTAACGTATCCATTTATCATAGCAATTATTATCGCTTTAATGATTAACCCAATTGTAAATTTCTTCGAGTTGCGTACTCGTATGCCTCGGTCTCTTGCCGTCTTTACGACTTTGATTATAATTCTTGCTTTTGCAGCTGGATTATTAACCTTAGTAGTAGCAGAAGTTTATAACGGTACCGTATATTTATCTAATACGTTACCACAACATATTGATAAGTTAGCTTTATATATTGAGGAGTTGATAGCAGGTCAGATTATACCTTTTTATAATCAGTTGACAACGCTATTTAAAAACTTAAATGCTGATCAACAAACAACCATCATTACAAACATTGAGAATGTAGGACAAAATTTAGCTGATAACATCGGATCATTTTTAAGTAATGTACTTGCTATTATTCCTGCTTTCTTGAAATGGATGCCGAATGCAGCAACTGTACTAGTTTTTTCTTTTTTAGCTACATTTTTTATTAGTAAAGACTGGGATAAACTTCGTCGATTAAGTCGAAAAGTTCTACCTGTAAAAGCAAGAACAAGTAGCAAAACGGTGTTTGTAGATTTACAAAAAGCGTTAGTAGGTTTCTTGAAAGCACAAGCTACTTTGATTTCCATTACAGCTATTATTATTTTAATAGGTCTGTTAATTTTTAGAGTTGAACATGCATTAACAGTCGCCCTTTTAATTGGAATTGTTGATGTATTACCTTATTTAGGGACAGGTCTCGTATTTGTACCTTGGGTAATCTATTCTGCTGTAAGTGGCAATGTATTACTAGCGATACAGTTAGCTATATTATACATAATAGTTATGGTAGTCAGACAATTACTTGAGCCAAAGGTGCTATCTCAAAGCATAGGTTTAGACCCACTTGCCACTCTAGTCTCACTATTTGTCGGTTTTAAGCTCATAGGATTTTTAGGACTTATTGCTGGGCCTGTAGTATTAGTTATCATTAAAACATTACACACGGCCAAAGTATTTGAAGATATTTGGGCATTTATTAAAGGGAAACCCGCTTAA
- a CDS encoding FxsA family protein produces MLRILLALIIIVPALEIGLLVLAGNIIGPWPTVLLIILTGVLGAFLAKQQGLRTLQNAQMQVNQGHIPGESVIDGLCILVGGVVLLTPGFITDAIGFFLLFPATRAIIKPFLVKVIRRMMDRGQFTIIR; encoded by the coding sequence ATGCTACGAATCTTATTAGCACTTATTATTATTGTACCGGCTTTAGAAATTGGCTTGTTAGTATTAGCGGGTAATATAATAGGCCCATGGCCTACTGTATTACTTATTATTCTAACAGGAGTATTGGGAGCTTTTTTAGCGAAGCAGCAAGGTTTGAGAACTTTACAAAATGCTCAAATGCAAGTAAATCAAGGGCATATACCAGGTGAATCAGTAATAGATGGATTGTGTATATTAGTAGGTGGTGTTGTGTTATTGACGCCTGGCTTTATTACTGATGCGATAGGATTTTTCTTGCTTTTTCCGGCGACCCGAGCCATTATTAAACCGTTTCTTGTGAAAGTAATCCGGCGCATGATGGATAGAGGTCAATTTACTATTATACGTTAA
- the pyk gene encoding pyruvate kinase, with protein MRKTKIVCTIGPASESVETLTKLIESGMNVARLNFSHGDYEEHGARIINIREAAKRTNKSIAILLDTKGPEIRTNNMENGAIELVEGNEIIVSMTEVLGTVEKFSVTYEGLIDDVFPGSKILLDDGLIGLEVLEVRKDKNELLTKILNSGTLKNKKGVNVPGVKVNLPGITEKDANDIRFGIEQGVDFVAASFVRRASDVLEIRELLEEHNASDIQIVPKIENQEGVDNIDDILAVSDGLMVARGDLGVEIPAEDVPLVQKELIKKCNALGKPVITATQMLDSMQRNPRPTRAEASDVANAIFDGTDAIMLSGETAAGSYPIEAVQTMNNIAKKAETALNYREIMQKRRRESEITITDAISQSVAHTALNLDVKAIIAPTQSGHTGRMISKYRPKAPIVAVTKDDSVCRKLALVWGVYPQVGQQSNTTDEMLELSVETALSAGVIKHGDLVVITAGVPVGETGTTNLMKIHVVGDIVAKGQGIGRKQAFGKVVVAKNAQEANEKMTEGGVLVTISTDRDMMDALQKASALITEEGGLTSHAAVVGLSLGIPVIVGVEGATSLLSAGQEITVDAGRGVVYQGHAGVL; from the coding sequence GTGCGTAAAACAAAAATTGTTTGTACAATAGGTCCCGCTAGTGAGAGCGTGGAGACTTTAACAAAATTAATCGAATCTGGTATGAATGTGGCTCGTCTTAACTTTTCACATGGTGATTATGAAGAGCACGGTGCTCGTATTATTAACATTCGTGAAGCAGCAAAAAGAACTAACAAGAGCATTGCTATTCTTTTAGATACAAAAGGACCTGAAATCCGTACCAACAATATGGAAAATGGTGCAATTGAGCTTGTTGAAGGAAATGAAATTATTGTATCTATGACTGAAGTGTTAGGTACAGTAGAAAAGTTTTCTGTTACATATGAAGGGCTTATAGATGATGTATTCCCAGGCTCTAAAATTTTACTAGACGACGGTCTAATCGGACTAGAAGTTCTTGAAGTGCGTAAAGACAAAAATGAACTTTTAACTAAAATTTTAAACAGTGGTACTTTGAAAAACAAAAAAGGTGTAAACGTACCGGGTGTTAAAGTAAACCTTCCTGGTATCACTGAGAAAGATGCAAACGATATTCGTTTTGGTATTGAACAAGGTGTTGACTTTGTTGCTGCATCATTCGTACGCCGTGCTTCTGATGTTCTAGAAATTCGTGAGCTATTAGAAGAGCACAATGCATCAGATATTCAAATCGTACCTAAAATTGAGAACCAAGAAGGTGTCGACAATATCGATGATATTTTAGCGGTATCTGATGGTCTAATGGTTGCGCGTGGAGATCTAGGTGTTGAGATTCCAGCAGAAGATGTTCCACTAGTTCAAAAAGAATTAATTAAAAAGTGTAACGCATTAGGAAAACCAGTTATTACTGCAACACAAATGCTTGATTCTATGCAACGCAATCCTCGCCCAACACGCGCGGAAGCTAGTGACGTAGCAAATGCTATATTTGATGGTACAGATGCTATCATGCTTTCAGGTGAAACAGCTGCGGGTTCATACCCAATTGAAGCGGTTCAAACAATGAACAACATTGCGAAGAAAGCAGAAACAGCTTTAAATTACCGTGAAATCATGCAAAAACGCAGAAGAGAAAGCGAAATTACAATTACTGATGCAATTAGTCAATCGGTTGCACATACAGCTTTAAACCTTGATGTAAAAGCTATCATTGCTCCTACTCAAAGTGGTCACACAGGAAGAATGATTTCTAAATATCGTCCTAAAGCACCAATTGTTGCTGTAACAAAAGACGATTCAGTTTGCCGTAAGCTTGCACTAGTTTGGGGTGTATATCCACAGGTTGGTCAACAATCTAACACAACAGACGAAATGCTTGAGCTATCTGTAGAAACAGCTTTATCTGCTGGTGTAATTAAGCATGGTGATCTTGTAGTTATTACTGCTGGTGTACCAGTTGGCGAAACAGGTACAACAAACTTAATGAAGATCCATGTTGTTGGTGACATCGTTGCTAAAGGACAAGGTATTGGTCGTAAGCAAGCGTTTGGTAAAGTGGTTGTTGCGAAAAATGCTCAGGAAGCTAATGAGAAAATGACTGAGGGTGGCGTTTTAGTAACTATTAGTACGGATCGTGACATGATGGATGCACTTCAAAAGGCTTCTGCGTTAATCACTGAAGAAGGTGGCTTAACAAGTCATGCTGCTGTAGTTGGCTTAAGCCTAGGTATTCCAGTTATTGTAGGAGTAGAGGGAGCTACATCTTTACTATCTGCAGGTCAAGAAATTACAGTTGATGCAGGACGTGGTGTTGTATACCAAGGTCATGCAGGAGTATTGTAA
- the pfkA gene encoding 6-phosphofructokinase, with protein sequence MKRIGVLTSGGDSPGMNAAVRAVVRKAIYHDVEVFGIYHGYAGLISGQIKQLNVGSVGDIIHRGGTMLYTARCEEFKTPEGQQKGIEQLKKYGIEGLVVIGGDGSYRGARALTEQGFPCVGVPGTIDNDIPGTDFTIGFDTALNTVIDSIDKIRDTATSHERTYVIEVMGRHAGDIALWSGLSGGAETILIPEENFEMEEIIGRLKRGHDRGKKHSIIILAEGVGSGVEFGKQIQEATNFETRVSVLGHIQRGGSPTAADRVLASRLGARAVELILEGKGGRAVGIKNNQLVDNDIIEVLKQKHTIDPVMYQLSKELSI encoded by the coding sequence ATGAAACGAATTGGAGTTCTTACAAGTGGAGGAGATTCTCCAGGTATGAATGCAGCTGTTCGTGCAGTTGTCCGTAAAGCGATTTATCACGATGTTGAAGTGTTTGGTATTTACCATGGCTATGCGGGGTTAATATCTGGACAAATAAAACAACTTAACGTTGGGTCTGTTGGTGATATTATTCATCGTGGGGGTACAATGCTCTATACAGCCCGCTGTGAAGAATTTAAAACACCAGAAGGACAACAAAAAGGTATCGAGCAGTTAAAAAAATATGGTATTGAAGGCTTAGTTGTTATTGGTGGCGATGGATCTTATCGTGGTGCTAGAGCATTAACAGAGCAAGGGTTTCCATGTGTTGGTGTACCTGGTACTATTGATAATGATATTCCTGGTACAGATTTCACAATTGGTTTTGATACTGCATTGAATACTGTTATTGATTCTATCGACAAAATTCGCGATACTGCTACATCCCACGAAAGAACTTATGTAATTGAAGTTATGGGACGTCATGCTGGTGATATTGCACTTTGGTCTGGCTTATCAGGTGGGGCTGAGACAATATTAATTCCAGAAGAGAATTTTGAGATGGAAGAAATTATTGGTCGTCTTAAGCGTGGACACGACCGCGGTAAGAAGCATAGTATCATTATTCTTGCTGAGGGAGTGGGAAGTGGTGTTGAATTTGGTAAGCAAATTCAAGAAGCTACTAACTTCGAGACTCGCGTATCTGTTCTTGGTCATATTCAACGTGGAGGCTCACCAACTGCTGCTGATAGAGTATTAGCAAGTCGTTTAGGAGCTCGTGCTGTTGAGTTAATTTTAGAAGGCAAAGGTGGACGAGCTGTAGGTATTAAAAACAATCAGCTAGTGGACAATGACATAATTGAAGTGCTAAAGCAAAAGCACACAATCGATCCAGTTATGTATCAGCTTTCTAAAGAGTTATCTATTTAG
- the accA gene encoding acetyl-CoA carboxylase carboxyl transferase subunit alpha produces the protein MIGELEFERPILELRKKINELKEFTEISDVNLVQEISKLEQRLVKLEADIYNHLQPWDRVQIARHPNRPTTLEYINFIFDDFFECHGDRLFGDDAAIVGGIASYHGVPVTVIGHQRGKDTKENIRRNFGMPHPEGYRKALRLMKQADKFGRPIICFIDTKGAYPGKAAEERGQSEAIARNLFEMAGLKVPIICIVIGEGGSGGALALGVGNEILILENSTYSVISPEGAAAILWKDASQARRAAETMKITAPDLKKLNIIDEIIREVRGGAHKDVEQQAEFIDQALYPVMMRLQSLQPEILIKTRYEKFKTIGQYEERTEKVVKEI, from the coding sequence ATGATAGGCGAGCTTGAATTTGAAAGGCCGATACTAGAGTTACGGAAAAAAATAAATGAACTAAAAGAGTTTACTGAGATCTCTGATGTAAACTTAGTTCAAGAAATTTCGAAGCTTGAGCAACGTCTCGTTAAACTAGAGGCCGATATATACAATCACTTGCAGCCATGGGACCGTGTCCAAATTGCTCGTCATCCAAACAGACCTACAACTTTAGAATACATTAACTTTATATTCGATGATTTCTTTGAGTGTCATGGTGATCGATTATTCGGAGATGATGCCGCTATAGTAGGTGGTATTGCATCGTATCATGGGGTGCCTGTTACTGTAATTGGTCACCAAAGAGGAAAAGATACAAAAGAAAATATTCGTCGCAATTTCGGTATGCCACATCCAGAAGGGTATCGTAAAGCATTACGCCTTATGAAGCAAGCAGATAAGTTTGGGAGACCTATTATTTGCTTTATAGACACAAAGGGTGCTTATCCTGGAAAAGCTGCCGAAGAGCGGGGACAAAGTGAAGCGATTGCTCGTAACCTATTTGAGATGGCAGGCTTGAAGGTACCGATTATTTGTATAGTAATTGGCGAAGGTGGAAGTGGCGGTGCTCTTGCACTTGGAGTCGGTAACGAAATATTGATTCTAGAAAACTCTACTTACTCTGTTATTTCACCTGAAGGAGCAGCTGCAATTCTTTGGAAGGATGCTTCTCAAGCGCGCCGTGCAGCAGAAACGATGAAAATTACAGCACCTGATTTGAAAAAATTAAATATTATTGATGAGATTATAAGGGAAGTTCGAGGCGGTGCACACAAAGATGTAGAGCAACAGGCTGAGTTTATTGACCAAGCTCTCTATCCAGTTATGATGCGCTTACAATCTTTACAGCCAGAAATCTTGATTAAAACTCGTTATGAAAAGTTTAAAACAATAGGACAATATGAAGAACGTACCGAAAAAGTTGTAAAGGAAATTTGA
- the accD gene encoding acetyl-CoA carboxylase, carboxyltransferase subunit beta — MLKDIFSKRKKYATIPSEQGKQDVPEGIMSKCPKCKKIMYTKELLQNDKVCMNCGYHYQMTARERLNSVLDSDTFFEYDSDILSKNPLQFPEYEEKLSKDMKKAGINEAVVTGEGQIDGFPAVVAVMDSNFRMGSMGSVVGEKITRAIERANEKKLPFIIFTASGGARMQEGVLSLMQMAKTSSALRLFSDNGGLIVSVMTHPTTGGVSASFASLGDYNLAEPGALIGFAGRRIIEQTIREDLPDDFQTSEFLLKHGQLDAVVHRNSMKEKLTLILKLHHKVGDLS; from the coding sequence TTGCTGAAAGATATTTTTTCGAAAAGAAAGAAGTATGCGACAATTCCTTCTGAACAAGGAAAGCAAGATGTTCCTGAAGGCATTATGTCGAAGTGTCCTAAATGTAAAAAAATAATGTATACAAAAGAGTTATTACAAAATGACAAAGTATGCATGAATTGTGGATATCACTACCAAATGACAGCGAGAGAACGACTAAATAGCGTATTAGATAGTGATACATTTTTTGAATATGATAGTGACATACTTTCGAAAAATCCTTTGCAATTCCCAGAGTATGAAGAAAAACTTTCTAAAGACATGAAAAAGGCTGGAATTAACGAAGCTGTTGTCACAGGAGAGGGGCAAATTGACGGATTTCCAGCTGTAGTGGCAGTAATGGATTCAAACTTTCGTATGGGGAGTATGGGCTCTGTTGTAGGCGAGAAGATTACTAGAGCTATTGAAAGGGCTAATGAAAAAAAACTACCTTTCATTATTTTTACTGCTTCAGGTGGAGCACGTATGCAAGAAGGAGTCCTAAGCTTAATGCAAATGGCTAAAACAAGCTCTGCACTAAGATTATTTAGTGATAATGGAGGATTAATTGTTTCTGTGATGACTCATCCCACAACCGGGGGGGTATCAGCTAGTTTTGCTTCTTTAGGGGATTATAATTTAGCAGAGCCAGGTGCTTTAATTGGGTTTGCAGGACGTCGCATAATCGAGCAAACTATTCGTGAAGATTTACCAGACGATTTTCAAACATCTGAGTTTTTGTTAAAGCACGGTCAACTAGATGCGGTAGTTCATCGTAATAGTATGAAAGAGAAGTTAACACTTATTTTAAAGCTTCATCACAAGGTAGGTGATTTATCATGA
- a CDS encoding FadR/GntR family transcriptional regulator: MTEQRQKMFVDIVWKIRAIMEEDHLTAGDKIPSERELSERLSCGRSSVREALRALELLGLIETRRGEGTFIRDFKDHHLIKLLGSFLLREDIVQQDLLETRTVLEKDCLRLCILNDTLNDKLFSNLPKTYEALIHTIVENCGNQLLYRIWTIVYDYCKVTDQPSVTITPEFFDSFVETLLSKNLHEVFELYDKKMHVMSKAN; the protein is encoded by the coding sequence ATGACAGAACAAAGGCAAAAAATGTTTGTTGATATAGTGTGGAAAATAAGGGCAATCATGGAAGAGGATCATTTGACAGCGGGAGACAAAATTCCGTCCGAACGAGAATTAAGTGAACGTCTTTCTTGCGGACGCTCTTCTGTTAGAGAAGCCCTACGTGCACTGGAATTGCTTGGTCTTATTGAGACAAGACGTGGAGAAGGCACATTTATTCGAGATTTTAAAGACCATCATTTAATAAAACTATTAGGCTCTTTTTTATTACGAGAGGACATTGTACAGCAGGATCTTTTAGAGACAAGGACGGTTCTTGAAAAAGATTGCTTACGCTTATGTATATTAAATGATACTCTTAACGATAAACTTTTCTCAAATTTGCCGAAAACATATGAAGCTCTTATTCATACTATTGTTGAAAATTGTGGGAATCAACTTTTATATCGCATTTGGACTATAGTTTATGATTATTGTAAGGTCACAGATCAGCCCTCTGTGACTATTACACCAGAGTTTTTTGATTCATTCGTTGAGACGTTACTAAGTAAAAACCTTCATGAAGTCTTTGAACTCTATGATAAAAAAATGCATGTTATGTCGAAAGCTAATTGA